One Aphelocoma coerulescens isolate FSJ_1873_10779 chromosome 4A, UR_Acoe_1.0, whole genome shotgun sequence DNA window includes the following coding sequences:
- the EDA2R gene encoding tumor necrosis factor receptor superfamily member 27 isoform X1, translating to MHLALMAGGSSSPPTSATLILSHVYSLLLCHLYIPRWQIKCAALEVAGRLHVFPKSSLLFITMACQESEYLDDQKKCVPCRKCMPGQELSKDCGDGSGGDAQCVACPPRKFKDRWGHHGCKPCLSCALINRLQKSNCTATADAVCGECLPGFYRKARISGQLEWECIPCTKQTPSSEPQCRSRPNLVKVAVPTVPPQDTALLALTSSALVIIVLVLLALSIIYCRRFWKSQCQRVFLRTQNFSGQRATFPTAAAPGRFLCEEQMSGPCCLGVKNLSPCYRQAEGPVEAVQFISDGEAVGLQLPSLQPEMDLPPAIAISTASKAQLGRSLLESQPLIRASGHSDCLDGVLPPPTPRQDRPGPVEALAPLSSCASEMQHKWPHAPVECTELDLQKFSTQAEFMGGERLEDAASQAMKRIPAESGGVVQERAHHLPTAEIPQGEQLVDDAQSLVTQISSTAKGLPIAELPHSLVQSLAFLLDPSLNGVKNFSHVALELGLMPQLLGRISGFEQLVTHFTYAGATVTVPLLAQALQRLQRFDALLLLCDHFTLSPTPDRQR from the exons ctctctcctctTCATCACAATGGCCTGCCAAGAGAGTGAGTACCTGGATGACCAGAAGAAATGTGTCCCCTGCAGAAAGTGCATGCCCGGGCAGGAGCTTTCCAAG GACTGTGGCGATGGCAGTGGCGGGGACGCGCAGTGTGTGGCCTGCCCTCCCAGGAAGTTCAAGGACCGCTGGGGACATCACGGCTGCAAGCCCTGCCTGTCCTGTGCCCTCATAAACCGCCTCCAGAAGTCCAACTGCACGGCGACGGCCGACGCGGTCTGCGGGGAATGCCTGCCGGG GTTTTACCGGAAGGCACGGATCAGCGGGCAGCTGGAGTGGGAGTGCATTCCCTGCACCAAGCAGACGCCATCCTCTGAGCCACAGT GTCGGTCCAGACCAAACCTGGTGAAGGTCGCTGTCCCTACTGTACCACCACAGGACACAGCCCTTCTTGCACTGACCAGCAGCGCCCTGGTCATCATCGTCCTGGTGCTTCTGGCACTCTCCATCATCTACTGCAGGCGATTCTGGAAAAGCCAGTGCCAGAGAG TCTTCCTGAGGACTCAGAACTTCTCGGGCCAGCGAGCAACATTCCCGACTGCAGCAGCGCCCGGCAGGTTCCTGTGTGAGGAGCAGATGTCTGGACCCTGCTGTCTGGGTGTGAAGAACTTGAGCCCTTGCTACAGGCAGGCAGAAG GCCCTGTGGAAGCAGTGCAGTTCATTTCGGATGGGGAAGCTGTGGGTCTCCAGCTTCCCTCTCTCCAGCCAGAGATGGACTTGCCACCAGCCATTGCAATCAGCACTGCCTCCAAagcccagctgggcaggagcctccTGGAAAGCCAGCCCCTCATCCGGGCCTCAGGCCACAGCGACTGCCTGGACGGGGTCCTGccgccccccacccccagacAGGACCGGCCGGGCCCAGTGGAGGCCCTGgcccccctctcctcctgtgcCTCTGAGATGCAGCACAAGTGGCCACATGCACCAGTGGAGTGCACTGAGCTGGACCTCCAAAAGTTCTCCACCCAGGCAGAGTTCATGGGTGGCGAGCGGCTGGAGGATGCAGCAAGCCAGGCGATGAAGAGGATTCCAGCAGAGAGCGGTGGTGTAGTGCAGGAGAGGGCTCATCACTTGCCCACAGCTGAAATCCCACAGGGGGAGCAGCTG GTGGATGATGCCCAGAGCCTGGTGACTCAGATCAGCAGCACGGCCAAGG GTCTCCCAATAGCGGAGCTGCCCCATTCCTTGGTGCAGTCACTTGCATTCTTGTTGGACCCTTCCTTGAACGGTGTGAAGAACTTCAGCCACGTGGCACTGGAGCTGGGGCTCATGCCCCAGTTGCTGGGACGGATTTCGGGGTTTGAGCAGCTGGTCACACACTTCACCTACGCGGGAGCCACGGTCACTGTCCCACTGCTGGCGCAGGCGCTGCAGCGGCTCCAGAGGTTTGACGCCTTGCTCCTCCTCTGCGACCACTTCACACTCAGCCCCACTCCAGACCGCCAGCGCTAG
- the EDA2R gene encoding tumor necrosis factor receptor superfamily member 27 isoform X2, translated as MACQESEYLDDQKKCVPCRKCMPGQELSKDCGDGSGGDAQCVACPPRKFKDRWGHHGCKPCLSCALINRLQKSNCTATADAVCGECLPGFYRKARISGQLEWECIPCTKQTPSSEPQCRSRPNLVKVAVPTVPPQDTALLALTSSALVIIVLVLLALSIIYCRRFWKSQCQRVFLRTQNFSGQRATFPTAAAPGRFLCEEQMSGPCCLGVKNLSPCYRQAEGPVEAVQFISDGEAVGLQLPSLQPEMDLPPAIAISTASKAQLGRSLLESQPLIRASGHSDCLDGVLPPPTPRQDRPGPVEALAPLSSCASEMQHKWPHAPVECTELDLQKFSTQAEFMGGERLEDAASQAMKRIPAESGGVVQERAHHLPTAEIPQGEQLVDDAQSLVTQISSTAKGLPIAELPHSLVQSLAFLLDPSLNGVKNFSHVALELGLMPQLLGRISGFEQLVTHFTYAGATVTVPLLAQALQRLQRFDALLLLCDHFTLSPTPDRQR; from the exons ATGGCCTGCCAAGAGAGTGAGTACCTGGATGACCAGAAGAAATGTGTCCCCTGCAGAAAGTGCATGCCCGGGCAGGAGCTTTCCAAG GACTGTGGCGATGGCAGTGGCGGGGACGCGCAGTGTGTGGCCTGCCCTCCCAGGAAGTTCAAGGACCGCTGGGGACATCACGGCTGCAAGCCCTGCCTGTCCTGTGCCCTCATAAACCGCCTCCAGAAGTCCAACTGCACGGCGACGGCCGACGCGGTCTGCGGGGAATGCCTGCCGGG GTTTTACCGGAAGGCACGGATCAGCGGGCAGCTGGAGTGGGAGTGCATTCCCTGCACCAAGCAGACGCCATCCTCTGAGCCACAGT GTCGGTCCAGACCAAACCTGGTGAAGGTCGCTGTCCCTACTGTACCACCACAGGACACAGCCCTTCTTGCACTGACCAGCAGCGCCCTGGTCATCATCGTCCTGGTGCTTCTGGCACTCTCCATCATCTACTGCAGGCGATTCTGGAAAAGCCAGTGCCAGAGAG TCTTCCTGAGGACTCAGAACTTCTCGGGCCAGCGAGCAACATTCCCGACTGCAGCAGCGCCCGGCAGGTTCCTGTGTGAGGAGCAGATGTCTGGACCCTGCTGTCTGGGTGTGAAGAACTTGAGCCCTTGCTACAGGCAGGCAGAAG GCCCTGTGGAAGCAGTGCAGTTCATTTCGGATGGGGAAGCTGTGGGTCTCCAGCTTCCCTCTCTCCAGCCAGAGATGGACTTGCCACCAGCCATTGCAATCAGCACTGCCTCCAAagcccagctgggcaggagcctccTGGAAAGCCAGCCCCTCATCCGGGCCTCAGGCCACAGCGACTGCCTGGACGGGGTCCTGccgccccccacccccagacAGGACCGGCCGGGCCCAGTGGAGGCCCTGgcccccctctcctcctgtgcCTCTGAGATGCAGCACAAGTGGCCACATGCACCAGTGGAGTGCACTGAGCTGGACCTCCAAAAGTTCTCCACCCAGGCAGAGTTCATGGGTGGCGAGCGGCTGGAGGATGCAGCAAGCCAGGCGATGAAGAGGATTCCAGCAGAGAGCGGTGGTGTAGTGCAGGAGAGGGCTCATCACTTGCCCACAGCTGAAATCCCACAGGGGGAGCAGCTG GTGGATGATGCCCAGAGCCTGGTGACTCAGATCAGCAGCACGGCCAAGG GTCTCCCAATAGCGGAGCTGCCCCATTCCTTGGTGCAGTCACTTGCATTCTTGTTGGACCCTTCCTTGAACGGTGTGAAGAACTTCAGCCACGTGGCACTGGAGCTGGGGCTCATGCCCCAGTTGCTGGGACGGATTTCGGGGTTTGAGCAGCTGGTCACACACTTCACCTACGCGGGAGCCACGGTCACTGTCCCACTGCTGGCGCAGGCGCTGCAGCGGCTCCAGAGGTTTGACGCCTTGCTCCTCCTCTGCGACCACTTCACACTCAGCCCCACTCCAGACCGCCAGCGCTAG
- the LOC138110200 gene encoding G-protein coupled receptor 83-like isoform X1: protein MSHSLLQPYRSQVMGFLGEFDHYSSLAKLMSIYHATNRTVFNWTESRIVEWEKFAELAKYEPESQKPTVKALLIVAYSVIIVMSLFGNMLVCHVVLKNKRMHSATSLFIANLAVSDIMITLLNTPFTLVRFVNSTWIFGKAMCHISRFVQYCSLHVSTLTLTAIALDRHQVILNPLKQRMSLTKGALSISVIWLMATCFSLPHAIYQKLFQYNYREATVRSLCLPDFPEPAELVWKYLDLSTFLLLYLLPLLIITVTYMRLAKKLWLRNAIGDITTQQYVTHHRNKKKSIKMLMLVVVVFAICWFPLNCYVVLISSLGIKTKNSLYFALHWFAMSSTCYNPFIYCWLNENFRAELRSLLCICQKAPQAQDQVLPPRAMSCRGAWLEQARCRKGPASQASCSTGNLPMANTDL from the exons ATGTCTCACTCACTGCTTCAGCCATACAGGTCACAGGTGATGGGGTTTCTTGGGGAGTTTGACCATTACTCTTCACTGGCCAAACTCATGTCCATCTACCACGCAACTAACAGGACCGTCTTCAACTGGACGGAGAGCCGCATTGTTGAGTGGGAGAAATTTGCTGAGCTGGCTAAATATGAGCCAGAATCCCAGAAACCAACAGTGAAAGCGCTCCTAATTGTGGCGTACTCGGTCATTATTGTCATGTCTCTCTTTGGGAACATGCTGGTGTGTCACGTGGTGCTGAAGAACAAGAGGATGCACTCAGCCACCAGCCTGTTCATCGCTAACCTGGCAGTGTCAGACATCATGATCACACTGCTCAACACACCTTTCACCTTG GTCCGGTTTGTGAACAGCACATGGATTTTTGGAAAGGCCATGTGCCACATCAGCCGCTTTGTGCAGTACTGCTCCCTCCACGTCTCCACACTGACCCTGACAGCCATAGCTCTCGACAGGCACCAG GTCATCCTGAACCCGCTGAAGCAGAGGATGTCCCTGACGAAGGGAGCTCTGAGCATCTCTGTTATCTGGCTGATGGCAACCTGTTTCTCCCTGCCCCATGCCATCTACCAAAAGCTTTTCCAGTATAACTACAG GGAAGCCACTGTCCGGAGTCTGTGCCTTCCTGATTTCCCTGAGCCTGCAGAGTTGGTCTGGAAGTATCTGGACCTGTCTACCTTTCTCCTTCTTTacctcctgcctctgctgatTATCACTGTCACCTACATGCGTCTGGCCAAGAAGCTGTGGCTCCGCAATGCCATCGGGGACATCACCACGCAGCAGTACGTCACCCACCACAGGAACAAGAAGAAGAGCATCAAGATGCTGatgctggtggtggtggtctTTGCGATCTGCTGGTTCCCCCTGAACTGCTACGTGGTGCTCATCTCCAGTCTGGGCATCAAGACAAAGAACTCGCTCTATTTTGCCCTGCACTGGTTTGCCATGAGCAGCACTTGCTACAACCCCTTCATCTACTGCTGGCTGAACGAGAACTTCCGTGCAGAGCTCCGGTCCCTGCTCTGCATCTGCCAGAAGGCGCCACAGGCTCAGGACCAGGTGCTGCCACCCAGGGCCATGTCCTGCCGTGGGGCATGGTTGGAGCAGGCCAGGTGCAGGAAGGGACCTGCCTCCCAGGCCAGCTGCTCCACTGGGAACCTCCCAATGGCCAACACGGACCTGTGA
- the LOC138110200 gene encoding G-protein coupled receptor 83-like isoform X2: protein MSHSLLQPYRTVFNWTESRIVEWEKFAELAKYEPESQKPTVKALLIVAYSVIIVMSLFGNMLVCHVVLKNKRMHSATSLFIANLAVSDIMITLLNTPFTLVRFVNSTWIFGKAMCHISRFVQYCSLHVSTLTLTAIALDRHQVILNPLKQRMSLTKGALSISVIWLMATCFSLPHAIYQKLFQYNYREATVRSLCLPDFPEPAELVWKYLDLSTFLLLYLLPLLIITVTYMRLAKKLWLRNAIGDITTQQYVTHHRNKKKSIKMLMLVVVVFAICWFPLNCYVVLISSLGIKTKNSLYFALHWFAMSSTCYNPFIYCWLNENFRAELRSLLCICQKAPQAQDQVLPPRAMSCRGAWLEQARCRKGPASQASCSTGNLPMANTDL from the exons ATGTCTCACTCACTGCTTCAGCCATACAG GACCGTCTTCAACTGGACGGAGAGCCGCATTGTTGAGTGGGAGAAATTTGCTGAGCTGGCTAAATATGAGCCAGAATCCCAGAAACCAACAGTGAAAGCGCTCCTAATTGTGGCGTACTCGGTCATTATTGTCATGTCTCTCTTTGGGAACATGCTGGTGTGTCACGTGGTGCTGAAGAACAAGAGGATGCACTCAGCCACCAGCCTGTTCATCGCTAACCTGGCAGTGTCAGACATCATGATCACACTGCTCAACACACCTTTCACCTTG GTCCGGTTTGTGAACAGCACATGGATTTTTGGAAAGGCCATGTGCCACATCAGCCGCTTTGTGCAGTACTGCTCCCTCCACGTCTCCACACTGACCCTGACAGCCATAGCTCTCGACAGGCACCAG GTCATCCTGAACCCGCTGAAGCAGAGGATGTCCCTGACGAAGGGAGCTCTGAGCATCTCTGTTATCTGGCTGATGGCAACCTGTTTCTCCCTGCCCCATGCCATCTACCAAAAGCTTTTCCAGTATAACTACAG GGAAGCCACTGTCCGGAGTCTGTGCCTTCCTGATTTCCCTGAGCCTGCAGAGTTGGTCTGGAAGTATCTGGACCTGTCTACCTTTCTCCTTCTTTacctcctgcctctgctgatTATCACTGTCACCTACATGCGTCTGGCCAAGAAGCTGTGGCTCCGCAATGCCATCGGGGACATCACCACGCAGCAGTACGTCACCCACCACAGGAACAAGAAGAAGAGCATCAAGATGCTGatgctggtggtggtggtctTTGCGATCTGCTGGTTCCCCCTGAACTGCTACGTGGTGCTCATCTCCAGTCTGGGCATCAAGACAAAGAACTCGCTCTATTTTGCCCTGCACTGGTTTGCCATGAGCAGCACTTGCTACAACCCCTTCATCTACTGCTGGCTGAACGAGAACTTCCGTGCAGAGCTCCGGTCCCTGCTCTGCATCTGCCAGAAGGCGCCACAGGCTCAGGACCAGGTGCTGCCACCCAGGGCCATGTCCTGCCGTGGGGCATGGTTGGAGCAGGCCAGGTGCAGGAAGGGACCTGCCTCCCAGGCCAGCTGCTCCACTGGGAACCTCCCAATGGCCAACACGGACCTGTGA